A window of the Coprobacter fastidiosus genome harbors these coding sequences:
- a CDS encoding sialate O-acetylesterase gives MKRFFTYLICSLTFTMMIARSEASGKFDIYLCIGQSNMAGRATLTPAVMDTLVNVYLFNDRNFFEPAVNPLNRYSTIRKGIGMQKLGPAYSFARKVSEKSDCKIGLVVNARGGSSIKSWEKGASDNYYGEMLSRIREALKYGRLKAVLWHQGEADCRYPESYKIYICKLVEQLRADLNMPDLLFVAGEISRWNWTGHTEGTIPFNKMLRSLEDSIPRFKVVSSEGLKPLIDENDPHFDTDSQIILGERYAEKVLRYNRGK, from the coding sequence ATGAAAAGATTTTTTACATATCTGATATGTAGTTTGACGTTTACCATGATGATTGCCCGTTCCGAAGCGTCCGGGAAATTCGACATATATCTTTGTATCGGTCAGTCTAATATGGCAGGGCGGGCGACTTTAACACCGGCTGTTATGGATACTTTAGTGAATGTTTATCTTTTTAATGACCGAAATTTTTTTGAACCGGCCGTTAATCCGCTGAATCGTTATTCTACAATAAGAAAAGGGATAGGAATGCAGAAATTAGGGCCGGCTTATTCTTTTGCCCGTAAAGTTTCAGAAAAGAGTGATTGTAAAATCGGGCTTGTCGTAAATGCCAGAGGCGGCTCTTCTATTAAATCATGGGAAAAAGGAGCATCGGATAATTATTATGGAGAGATGTTGAGCCGAATTAGAGAAGCCTTGAAGTATGGTCGGTTAAAGGCGGTATTATGGCATCAGGGGGAAGCCGATTGCCGTTATCCCGAGTCGTATAAAATCTATATTTGTAAATTGGTTGAACAGTTGCGTGCAGATTTGAATATGCCTGATTTATTGTTTGTTGCGGGAGAAATTTCTCGATGGAACTGGACAGGGCATACCGAAGGAACAATCCCTTTCAATAAAATGCTCAGATCGTTAGAAGATAGCATTCCCCGATTTAAGGTGGTATCATCTGAGGGGTTGAAACCGTTAATTGATGAGAACGATCCTCATTTTGATACCGATAGCCAAATTATACTAGGAGAACGGTATGCAGAGAAAGTCCTCCGATATAACAGGGGGAAGTAA
- a CDS encoding glycoside hydrolase family 2 TIM barrel-domain containing protein — protein sequence MRKNLVFVFLIALFATASAGVRTVYTINDRWKFCPGSPFDAQNIGADDSSWETVNIPHTWNNLDGDDEIPGYYRGPAWYRKSIFVDESRENQSAVIVFEGANQVVELYVNGLYVGKHIGGYTRFNFDISRFLNYGKKNVFAIKVDNGYDPNIPPLSADFTFYGGIYRDVYLMFVDKVHLATNDYASSGVYIRTPEVTEKKAVVEITSLVSNDTDSPVEIILENKICDATGKEVKSLRTNLKIASRTTETGIQKKIIIDNPLLWDIDNPHRYQVYTRVYDKKGDVLYDEVSNPLGLRWFEFDPERGFFLNGKPRKLVGNNRHQDYLAKGNALRDEMHVRDILLMKQMGSNFLRVSHYPQDPVIMEMCDKLGIVTSVEIPVVNAVTDTPEFLENSVNMVKEMIRQDFNRPSVMIWGYMNEILLRRPRTDEDFLKSYYPVVEKTARTLENTIRKEDTSRYTMMAYHNAPDFYERAHLTEIPMIMGWNLYQGWYEPDIDEFQRLLDRAHDKYKGKVLLVTEYGPGVDPRLHSYKPERFDFSQEYGIIYHRHYLREMMARPFIAGFTMWNLNDFYSESRIDAVPHVNNKGVTGLDRERKDTYLFYEASLGNKDVLRIGNREWKNRGGVVNTVENTCVQSVPVFSDYPVVELYVNGKSIGSKKCEENIAFFDVPFVNGENVVEAVARKNGKELRDMIRIDFKLIPDDLKNGDVPFTEMNVMLGSPRYFEDRTAEMIWIPEQPYKPGSWGYIGGEPYRRKTGFGSMLGSDIDIFGTDNNPIFQTQRTGLEAFKADVPDGEYSVYLYWAELDTDKKKESLVYNLGADTENGGYSKRTFGLEINGNPVMDKVDIAEDYGFGCAVIQKFIVNVNDGKGLTVGFKRIEGEPILNAIRIYKNY from the coding sequence ATGAGAAAGAACTTAGTATTTGTTTTTCTAATAGCATTGTTCGCAACAGCTTCAGCCGGAGTACGAACAGTCTATACGATAAATGACCGATGGAAGTTTTGTCCGGGATCTCCTTTTGATGCGCAAAATATCGGAGCTGATGATAGCTCGTGGGAAACCGTAAATATTCCTCATACTTGGAATAATCTTGACGGAGATGATGAGATCCCGGGATATTACAGAGGTCCGGCGTGGTATAGGAAATCTATATTTGTAGATGAGTCCCGGGAAAATCAGAGTGCGGTTATTGTTTTTGAGGGAGCGAATCAGGTCGTGGAACTTTATGTAAACGGACTTTATGTGGGTAAACATATAGGGGGATATACCCGATTTAATTTTGATATCAGCCGTTTCCTTAATTATGGAAAGAAAAATGTTTTTGCTATAAAAGTAGATAACGGGTATGATCCTAATATACCTCCGTTGTCGGCAGATTTTACCTTTTATGGAGGCATTTATAGAGATGTTTACCTGATGTTTGTCGATAAGGTACATTTGGCGACAAATGATTATGCGTCTTCGGGAGTATATATTCGTACACCTGAAGTGACAGAGAAAAAAGCGGTTGTGGAGATTACCTCTTTGGTCAGTAACGATACTGATTCTCCTGTGGAAATTATTCTTGAAAATAAAATATGCGATGCTACCGGAAAAGAGGTGAAATCTTTGCGGACAAATCTGAAAATTGCATCTCGGACTACGGAAACCGGTATACAAAAGAAAATCATAATCGATAATCCTTTGCTTTGGGATATTGATAACCCGCATCGCTATCAAGTTTATACACGTGTTTATGATAAAAAGGGCGATGTCCTTTATGACGAAGTTTCTAATCCGCTCGGACTTCGTTGGTTTGAGTTCGACCCGGAACGGGGGTTTTTCTTGAACGGTAAGCCGAGAAAGCTGGTCGGAAATAATCGGCATCAGGATTATCTGGCTAAGGGAAATGCTTTGCGGGATGAGATGCATGTCAGGGATATTTTGTTGATGAAACAGATGGGAAGCAACTTCTTGAGAGTATCTCATTATCCTCAAGACCCGGTTATTATGGAGATGTGCGATAAGTTGGGAATTGTAACTTCCGTTGAAATACCGGTTGTGAATGCGGTTACCGATACGCCGGAATTTCTTGAGAATTCGGTAAATATGGTGAAGGAGATGATCCGGCAGGATTTTAATCGCCCGTCGGTAATGATCTGGGGATATATGAATGAAATATTGCTTCGGCGTCCGCGTACGGATGAGGATTTTCTAAAATCTTATTATCCCGTTGTGGAAAAGACAGCGAGAACGTTGGAAAATACTATTCGAAAAGAAGATACGTCCCGTTATACGATGATGGCATACCATAATGCTCCTGATTTTTATGAACGGGCTCATTTGACGGAGATACCGATGATTATGGGATGGAACTTGTATCAAGGATGGTATGAACCGGATATCGATGAATTTCAAAGGCTTCTTGACAGGGCTCATGATAAGTATAAGGGAAAAGTGTTGTTGGTGACTGAATATGGGCCGGGAGTTGATCCGAGACTACACTCTTATAAACCGGAGAGATTTGATTTTTCTCAAGAGTACGGAATTATTTATCATCGTCATTATTTGCGGGAAATGATGGCACGTCCGTTTATTGCCGGATTTACAATGTGGAATCTGAATGATTTTTATTCCGAATCCCGAATAGATGCCGTGCCTCATGTAAATAATAAGGGTGTAACGGGGCTCGATCGTGAGCGTAAAGATACCTATTTGTTTTATGAGGCGTCTTTAGGGAACAAAGATGTCTTGCGCATAGGTAACCGAGAATGGAAAAATCGAGGAGGAGTCGTAAATACGGTAGAAAATACATGTGTTCAATCTGTTCCTGTATTTTCTGACTATCCGGTGGTTGAGTTATATGTAAACGGCAAAAGTATCGGGTCGAAAAAATGCGAAGAGAATATCGCGTTTTTTGATGTTCCGTTTGTCAATGGAGAAAATGTTGTGGAAGCAGTTGCCCGTAAAAACGGGAAAGAGCTGCGTGATATGATTCGGATCGATTTCAAACTTATTCCCGATGATTTGAAAAATGGAGACGTTCCTTTTACCGAAATGAATGTTATGCTCGGTTCTCCCCGTTATTTTGAAGATCGTACGGCAGAAATGATCTGGATACCCGAACAGCCTTATAAACCGGGAAGTTGGGGATATATCGGAGGTGAGCCTTATCGCAGAAAAACAGGCTTCGGTTCGATGTTAGGTTCTGATATAGATATATTCGGAACGGACAATAATCCGATTTTCCAGACTCAACGTACCGGTTTGGAAGCTTTTAAAGCGGATGTCCCGGATGGAGAGTATTCGGTATATCTTTATTGGGCGGAATTGGACACTGATAAAAAGAAAGAATCTTTGGTATATAATCTTGGCGCGGATACGGAAAACGGGGGGTATAGTAAGCGTACTTTCGGATTGGAAATAAATGGTAATCCGGTAATGGATAAGGTCGATATTGCTGAAGATTACGGTTTTGGTTGTGCTGTTATCCAGAAGTTCATTGTGAATGTAAATGACGGGAAAGGCCTGACTGTTGGTTTTAAACGTATAGAAGGAGAACCGATATTGAATGCTATTCGCATTTATAAAAATTATTAG
- a CDS encoding glycoside hydrolase family 31 protein, with product MKMIDRICILLVFLLSGCSVSETGIISFREDNVDYRVEFFSPRIVRILSYPSGDTLVTKRLVVDTSLPRYTGYTVKDNSSEYRFVTPELIILFDKKEKAFEFREVGTDRLLLREKNNGEARTFRRDTVAEEPCLHVTQRFVPTEKEGLYGLGQYQTGVMNYRGDTALLLQANMDIVNPFLISTNRYGILWDNYSETRFRDNEQGYSFDSEVGDASDYYFVYGENMDEVIAGYRTLTGRVPMFGKWVFGFWQSKERYRSFSELENVVKRYREDSIPLDNIVQDWEYWGDKTHWNGLMFDTLNFSRPKETIARLQNDYHVHFTLSVWPGFGKETSVYRDLDSIHALFDEPTWAGYKVFDAYNPYAREIFWNHLKRGLYDQGVDGWWMDATEPSFRDGFTQLKQAEKTKSAGNTYIGSFHRYLNVYSLELLRFLHDKLRTENDEKRVFILTRSAFASQQRYATAVWSGDVSASWENFRKQIAAGINLSMSGIPYWTSDIGGFFVTERDACFPKGLDDPAYKELYLRWFQFGCFSPLFRAHGTNVPREIWQFGEPSSVYYDTQLKYIRLRYKLLPYIYSVSRQVTERHGSVMKGLCMDFVSDTSTYDIADAYMFGPSLLVSPVVTPGAREKSTYLPGHSGTYWYDFYSGEAYRGGRMQKTSSPLDVIPLFVRGGSILPMTDVKQYVSECPDLKVELRIYTGADASFEWYDDEGDSYRYENGEFAICPVLWDESDKSVTLGDRIGKYRNMTENQRVIVKVYFPEQSTPIEREIFYTGEKIKIDFK from the coding sequence ATGAAAATGATTGACCGAATTTGTATTCTTCTTGTTTTTCTGTTGTCCGGATGTTCTGTCTCGGAAACAGGTATAATATCTTTTCGGGAAGATAACGTTGATTATCGGGTCGAATTCTTTTCACCGCGGATAGTCCGGATATTATCATATCCGTCGGGAGATACTTTGGTTACGAAAAGACTTGTTGTAGATACCTCCTTACCTCGTTATACCGGTTATACTGTAAAAGATAATTCTTCTGAGTACCGTTTTGTTACTCCTGAACTTATCATTCTTTTTGATAAAAAAGAGAAAGCCTTTGAATTTAGAGAGGTCGGTACGGACAGACTTTTATTGCGTGAGAAGAATAATGGGGAGGCTCGAACGTTCCGCAGAGATACTGTTGCCGAAGAACCTTGCTTGCACGTAACGCAACGCTTTGTCCCGACAGAGAAAGAAGGTCTGTATGGTTTAGGTCAATATCAAACAGGTGTCATGAATTATCGCGGTGATACCGCTCTTTTGTTACAGGCAAATATGGACATAGTGAATCCATTTCTTATCTCTACTAATCGATACGGGATATTATGGGATAATTATTCTGAAACCCGTTTTAGAGATAATGAACAGGGATACAGTTTCGATTCGGAAGTCGGAGATGCCTCAGATTATTATTTTGTTTATGGGGAAAATATGGATGAGGTAATCGCCGGTTATCGAACTCTTACCGGGAGAGTCCCGATGTTCGGTAAATGGGTTTTCGGTTTTTGGCAATCTAAAGAACGTTATCGTTCGTTCTCAGAATTAGAAAATGTCGTGAAACGCTATCGGGAAGATAGTATCCCTCTTGATAATATTGTACAAGATTGGGAATATTGGGGTGATAAGACCCATTGGAACGGCCTGATGTTCGATACGTTGAATTTTAGCCGACCTAAAGAGACGATTGCCCGATTGCAGAATGATTATCACGTTCATTTTACGTTATCCGTATGGCCTGGTTTTGGAAAAGAAACATCTGTTTATAGAGACCTTGATTCTATACACGCTTTGTTTGATGAACCTACTTGGGCAGGTTATAAAGTATTTGATGCTTACAATCCTTATGCTCGGGAAATATTCTGGAATCATTTGAAACGAGGGCTATATGATCAAGGTGTTGACGGATGGTGGATGGATGCGACAGAACCTTCCTTCAGAGATGGGTTTACCCAGTTGAAGCAGGCCGAGAAAACAAAATCTGCCGGAAATACGTATATCGGTTCATTTCATAGGTATTTGAATGTATATTCGTTAGAATTGTTACGTTTTTTACACGATAAACTTCGTACCGAAAATGATGAAAAACGGGTGTTTATACTTACCCGGTCAGCGTTTGCTTCTCAGCAACGATATGCGACGGCGGTGTGGTCGGGAGACGTATCTGCATCATGGGAGAATTTTCGCAAGCAGATTGCTGCGGGAATAAATCTTTCTATGTCGGGCATTCCTTATTGGACATCGGATATTGGAGGTTTTTTTGTAACCGAAAGAGATGCTTGTTTCCCGAAAGGATTGGATGATCCGGCCTATAAAGAATTGTATCTTAGGTGGTTTCAGTTTGGGTGTTTTTCTCCGTTATTTCGGGCGCATGGTACGAATGTACCAAGAGAAATATGGCAATTTGGAGAACCCAGTTCTGTATATTATGATACACAGTTGAAATATATCCGCTTGCGATATAAATTGTTACCTTATATTTATTCCGTCTCTCGGCAGGTAACAGAGCGTCATGGCTCTGTTATGAAAGGGTTGTGTATGGACTTTGTCTCCGATACATCTACATACGATATTGCCGATGCGTATATGTTCGGTCCGTCGTTGCTGGTTAGCCCTGTCGTGACTCCCGGTGCACGGGAGAAGAGTACATATCTGCCCGGACATTCCGGAACGTATTGGTATGACTTTTATTCCGGTGAGGCATATCGTGGAGGACGTATGCAAAAAACTTCGTCACCATTAGATGTCATTCCTCTTTTTGTGCGGGGCGGGTCGATATTGCCTATGACCGATGTGAAACAATATGTTTCGGAATGTCCTGACCTGAAAGTAGAACTCCGTATATATACAGGGGCTGATGCCTCTTTCGAATGGTATGATGATGAGGGTGACTCATATCGATATGAAAACGGGGAGTTTGCTATATGTCCTGTCTTGTGGGATGAATCGGATAAAAGTGTAACATTGGGAGATCGTATAGGAAAGTATCGGAATATGACTGAAAATCAACGAGTAATTGTAAAAGTTTATTTCCCGGAACAATCTACCCCGATAGAAAGAGAAATTTTTTATACAGGAGAAAAAATAAAAATCGATTTTAAATAA
- a CDS encoding fasciclin domain-containing protein, whose amino-acid sequence MLKNLLNKIAVLLVIIGTMNSCDMPLQKNYDYESSVLDPHVNMTAWEYINSRPDIFSTYIEAIEYTGMKDYFTQTDTEYTFLALNNTAMKNFMADRFPGISSISDCDMESVKKLLQYHIIEGSYSAYGDLPVEAIHVLTLLRGEEGLMTILVRKNPWQADAGKVIINDTGTNGNSPMRAAITSNIMPVNGVIHVFDSYCYYKK is encoded by the coding sequence ATGTTGAAGAATTTATTAAATAAGATAGCGGTTCTACTGGTCATTATCGGTACGATGAATAGTTGTGACATGCCGTTGCAGAAAAATTACGACTATGAAAGTTCTGTTCTTGATCCGCATGTGAATATGACTGCATGGGAGTATATTAATTCTCGTCCGGATATATTTTCAACCTATATCGAAGCAATAGAATATACCGGAATGAAAGATTATTTTACTCAGACTGATACCGAATATACTTTTTTGGCATTGAACAATACTGCCATGAAAAATTTTATGGCAGATCGTTTTCCGGGAATATCATCTATTTCTGATTGTGATATGGAAAGCGTAAAAAAATTATTGCAGTATCATATTATTGAAGGAAGTTATAGCGCTTATGGAGATTTGCCCGTAGAAGCAATCCATGTTCTTACTTTGCTAAGAGGAGAAGAAGGTCTTATGACTATCCTGGTACGGAAAAATCCATGGCAAGCAGATGCGGGTAAAGTGATTATCAATGATACGGGGACAAATGGAAATTCTCCGATGAGAGCAGCTATCACCAGCAATATTATGCCTGTAAACGGTGTAATTCATGTCTTTGACTCATATTGCTATTATAAAAAATAG
- a CDS encoding RagB/SusD family nutrient uptake outer membrane protein, with the protein MNRIKLFFGVAALAFSLSSCEAFLEEEPISEIPVEEMWQTSRDVKAGVNEIYGLFRTTMRKNYFYWGEFRSDNMSPGSSSAADQQRVIDNLITTSHECAKWTDLYKMINQANLAIKYIPTVDMPSIATRNDYLGQAYAMRALGYFYAIRVWGDVPLFTEPNEKYSTDLYKERTDKNYILRNVILEDLKKAEELMDKTNNKERKRISIYGVWAIMADVYMWLEEYNLADQTIDKMSGDATFMKLETSIENWRKMFVEELNGKPSDDTPENDEYTTKELIFVVHFDMDEVGSSGYSYMYQWFTGSGNRAAVLSDAILEKFSDDDLRKAYTTQYYQNGWELNKFIGGTISTTLNKTCEVAYPIYRYSDMILLQAEARARMGKWEEALDLVKQIRDRAGLTTATSMDFASEDDIINYILDERQIELVGEGRRWFDLLRTKKWKEVMEPINGMNQDGNELFPIHYSHINENPKLTQNPYYGK; encoded by the coding sequence ATGAATAGGATAAAGTTATTTTTTGGAGTTGCCGCACTTGCTTTTTCGTTGAGTTCTTGCGAGGCATTTCTTGAGGAAGAGCCGATAAGTGAAATACCGGTAGAAGAGATGTGGCAAACTTCACGGGATGTAAAAGCCGGAGTAAATGAAATTTACGGACTTTTCCGTACGACTATGCGGAAGAATTATTTTTACTGGGGAGAGTTCCGTTCAGACAATATGTCTCCCGGTTCTTCTTCTGCAGCAGATCAACAAAGGGTAATCGATAACTTGATAACGACGAGTCATGAATGTGCCAAGTGGACAGATTTATATAAAATGATCAATCAGGCAAATCTGGCGATTAAGTATATTCCGACAGTCGATATGCCTTCTATCGCTACTCGTAACGATTATTTAGGACAGGCCTATGCCATGAGAGCTCTCGGTTATTTTTATGCTATTCGCGTTTGGGGAGACGTACCTTTGTTTACTGAGCCGAACGAAAAGTATAGTACTGATCTATATAAAGAGCGTACCGATAAAAATTATATCCTTAGGAATGTGATTCTTGAAGACCTTAAAAAAGCTGAAGAATTGATGGATAAAACGAATAATAAAGAACGGAAACGCATTTCTATTTATGGCGTTTGGGCTATTATGGCAGATGTGTATATGTGGCTTGAGGAGTATAATTTGGCAGATCAGACTATTGATAAGATGTCCGGAGACGCTACGTTTATGAAACTTGAAACAAGTATTGAGAATTGGCGGAAAATGTTTGTGGAAGAACTGAACGGAAAACCTTCGGATGATACTCCTGAGAATGATGAATACACGACTAAAGAACTCATCTTTGTTGTCCATTTTGATATGGACGAAGTGGGATCGAGTGGATATAGTTATATGTATCAATGGTTTACTGGATCGGGAAACCGTGCCGCCGTTTTATCAGATGCTATTCTTGAAAAGTTTTCTGATGATGATTTAAGAAAAGCATATACAACTCAGTATTATCAAAATGGGTGGGAGCTCAATAAATTTATCGGAGGAACAATCAGTACGACTTTAAATAAGACATGTGAAGTGGCTTATCCTATTTACCGCTATTCAGATATGATTTTGTTACAGGCCGAAGCGCGTGCCCGTATGGGAAAATGGGAAGAAGCGTTGGATTTGGTAAAACAGATTCGCGACCGTGCTGGGTTGACAACCGCTACGTCTATGGATTTTGCTTCGGAGGACGATATTATCAATTATATTTTGGATGAACGTCAAATAGAGTTGGTCGGAGAAGGACGCCGTTGGTTCGATTTGTTGCGTACGAAAAAGTGGAAAGAAGTCATGGAGCCTATTAATGGAATGAACCAAGATGGAAATGAACTTTTCCCGATACACTATTCCCATATCAATGAGAATCCGAAATTAACACAGAATCCGTATTACGGTAAGTAA